A part of Pantoea vagans genomic DNA contains:
- a CDS encoding lysine decarboxylase LdcC, translated as MNILAIMGAHGVFYKDEPLRELDAALNLQGFQLLYPKNSDDLLKLIEHNPRISGVIFDWDAHNSPELCGEINQLNEYLPLYAFINTHSQMDISINEMRMPLHFFEYALNAADDIALHIRQYTDDYLDHITPPLTKALFTYVKEGKYTFCTPGHMAGTAFQKSPVGCLFYDFFGANTLKSDISISVTELGSLLDHTGPHLEAEEYIARTFGAEQSYMVTNGTSTSNKIVGMYAAPAGSTVLIDRNCHKSLTHLLMMSDLIPIWLKPTRNALGILGGIPKHEFTRESITQKVATTDRATWPVHAVITNSTYDGLLYNTQYIKETLDVPSIHFDSAWVPYTNFHPIYAGKSGMSGDRIPGKVVYETQSTHKLLAAFSQASMIHIKGDYDEQTFNEAYMMHTTTSPNYAIVSSIETAAAMLRGNPGKRLINRSVERALHFRREIQRLREESDSWFFDIWQPEQIDEAQCWAIQPGEEEWHGFTQADRDHMYLDPIKVTILTPGMSELGEMAEEGIPAALVAKFLDERGIVVEKTGPYNLLFLFSIGIDKTKAMSVLRGLTEFKRAYDLNLRVKNMLPDLYAEDPDFYRNMRIQTLAQGIHQLIRHHDLPRLMLQAFDVLPEMKMTPHQAFQQQVKGNIETVDLSELVGRVSANMILPYPPGVPLVMPGEMITEKSRAVLDFLLMLCSIGRHYPGFETDIHGASLTEEGEYRVRVLKNDLA; from the coding sequence TTGAATATTCTGGCGATCATGGGCGCGCACGGCGTGTTTTATAAAGATGAACCGTTACGCGAACTCGACGCGGCGTTAAATCTGCAAGGCTTCCAGCTGCTTTACCCGAAAAACAGTGACGATCTGCTGAAGCTGATCGAACACAATCCGCGTATCAGTGGCGTGATCTTCGACTGGGACGCGCACAACAGTCCGGAACTGTGCGGCGAGATTAATCAGCTCAATGAATACCTGCCGCTGTATGCCTTTATCAATACCCACTCGCAGATGGACATCAGCATCAATGAGATGCGCATGCCACTGCACTTTTTTGAGTATGCGCTGAATGCCGCCGACGATATCGCGCTGCATATCCGGCAGTATACCGATGACTATCTCGACCACATTACCCCACCGCTGACCAAAGCACTTTTCACCTATGTGAAAGAGGGCAAGTACACCTTCTGCACGCCAGGCCATATGGCGGGCACCGCATTTCAGAAGAGCCCGGTAGGCTGTTTGTTCTACGACTTCTTCGGAGCCAATACACTGAAATCGGACATCTCTATTTCAGTGACCGAGCTGGGTTCGCTGCTGGATCACACCGGCCCGCACCTTGAAGCGGAAGAGTACATCGCTCGCACGTTTGGCGCCGAGCAGAGTTACATGGTGACCAATGGCACCTCGACCTCGAATAAAATTGTCGGCATGTATGCGGCACCGGCGGGCAGCACCGTATTGATCGATCGCAACTGCCACAAGTCTCTGACTCATCTGCTGATGATGAGCGATCTGATCCCGATCTGGCTGAAGCCGACCCGCAATGCGCTGGGGATTCTCGGCGGTATCCCGAAGCACGAGTTCACCCGCGAGAGCATTACGCAGAAGGTCGCGACCACCGATCGCGCGACCTGGCCGGTGCATGCGGTGATCACCAACTCCACCTACGATGGGCTGCTCTACAACACCCAGTACATCAAAGAGACGCTGGATGTGCCGTCGATTCATTTCGATTCGGCCTGGGTGCCATATACCAATTTCCATCCGATTTATGCCGGTAAAAGCGGCATGAGTGGCGATCGTATTCCGGGCAAGGTGGTATACGAGACGCAGTCGACCCACAAACTGCTGGCAGCGTTCTCGCAGGCCTCCATGATTCACATTAAAGGCGACTACGACGAACAGACGTTTAACGAAGCCTACATGATGCACACCACTACCTCGCCCAATTACGCCATCGTCTCCTCAATAGAAACCGCTGCGGCGATGCTGCGCGGTAACCCCGGTAAGCGGTTAATCAATCGTTCGGTGGAACGCGCCTTGCACTTCCGTCGGGAAATCCAGCGCCTGCGCGAAGAGTCTGACAGCTGGTTCTTCGATATCTGGCAGCCGGAACAGATCGATGAAGCGCAATGCTGGGCGATCCAGCCCGGCGAAGAAGAGTGGCATGGATTTACGCAGGCCGATCGCGATCACATGTACCTCGATCCGATCAAAGTCACCATCCTGACGCCAGGCATGAGTGAGCTAGGTGAAATGGCGGAAGAGGGGATCCCGGCCGCGCTGGTGGCGAAGTTTCTCGATGAGCGCGGCATTGTAGTGGAGAAAACCGGCCCCTATAACCTGCTGTTCCTGTTCAGTATCGGCATCGACAAAACCAAAGCGATGAGCGTGCTGCGCGGTCTGACCGAGTTCAAACGCGCCTACGATCTCAACCTGCGGGTGAAAAACATGCTGCCGGATCTCTACGCTGAAGATCCTGACTTCTATCGCAATATGCGCATTCAGACGCTGGCGCAGGGGATCCATCAGCTGATCCGCCATCACGATCTGCCGCGTCTGATGCTGCAGGCGTTTGATGTCCTGCCCGAAATGAAGATGACGCCGCATCAGGCGTTTCAGCAGCAGGTGAAGGGCAACATCGAAACGGTGGACCTCAGCGAACTGGTCGGGCGGGTGTCGGCCAACATGATCCTGCCTTATCCGCCAGGCGTTCCGCTGGTGATGCCGGGCGAGATGATTACCGAAAAAAGCCGTGCCGTGCTCGATTTCCTGCTGATGCTGTGCAGCATTGGCCGGCACTACCCGGGCTTCGAAACCGATATTCACGGTGCCAGCCTGACGGAAGAGGGCGAGTATCGCGTCCGCGTACTGAAAAACGACCTCGCGTAA
- a CDS encoding c-type cytochrome gives MKQWLIVCLVAAVLPAWAAGDTQRGAEKAASCMACHGAAGKAAVPLYPNLAGQHAPYLEHALQAYKKGERSGGQAEVMKAFVAGLSDDDMADLAAYYGSLQP, from the coding sequence ATGAAGCAATGGCTTATCGTCTGTTTAGTGGCCGCCGTATTACCGGCATGGGCGGCGGGTGATACGCAGCGCGGCGCAGAAAAAGCGGCCAGTTGCATGGCGTGTCATGGCGCAGCGGGCAAAGCGGCGGTGCCGCTCTACCCAAACCTGGCAGGACAACACGCCCCTTATCTGGAGCATGCGCTGCAGGCGTACAAAAAGGGCGAACGCAGTGGCGGTCAGGCTGAGGTTATGAAGGCGTTTGTGGCGGGATTGAGTGACGACGATATGGCGGATCTGGCGGCATACTACGGTTCGTTACAGCCCTGA
- the tilS gene encoding tRNA lysidine(34) synthetase TilS, whose amino-acid sequence MSLPAFDALLQPDAALVVAFSGGLDSTVLLHQLRDWHLQHPESRLRALHVHHGLSPNADAWAAHCQTICEQWQLRCDVLRVTVDGRENGIEAAARTARYQTLSAALKPGEILLTAQHLDDQCETFLLALKRGSGPAGLAAMPSSRMLGTHQLVRPLLNQSRQSLEAYADVHQLVWIDDESNQDLRYDRNFLRQRLLPELNQRWPHFAEATARSAALCSEQEQLLDELLAGQLAELIQPDGSLYFPPLMNMSTLRANALLRRWIAGQGGAMPSRDALKRIRDEVMASREDAQPRLRFGQAELRRFRQQLFWLPLFTSLRDTELAWPDIRQPLSLPQNLGTLHASMSQSLLRYPLPDEQISVRFHAQGHVHLVGRNGGREMKKLWQELQIPPWQRERLPLIFYNQTLVCVPNLFVTHAGATSDQQGWQIVWDRASRS is encoded by the coding sequence ATGTCTTTGCCCGCTTTTGACGCCCTGTTGCAACCCGATGCCGCGCTGGTGGTTGCGTTCAGCGGCGGACTTGATTCAACCGTGTTGTTGCATCAGCTTCGTGACTGGCATCTGCAGCATCCCGAATCTCGCCTGCGGGCGTTGCATGTGCATCATGGTCTCAGCCCGAATGCCGATGCATGGGCCGCCCATTGCCAGACGATATGCGAACAGTGGCAGCTGAGATGTGACGTGCTACGCGTGACGGTGGATGGCAGGGAAAACGGGATTGAAGCAGCCGCCCGCACCGCCCGTTATCAGACGCTGAGCGCCGCGCTCAAGCCGGGCGAGATATTGCTTACCGCGCAGCACCTCGACGATCAGTGTGAAACTTTTCTGCTGGCGCTGAAGCGTGGCAGTGGGCCGGCCGGGCTGGCTGCGATGCCTTCATCGCGCATGCTGGGTACGCATCAGCTGGTGCGGCCGCTGCTGAATCAGTCGCGACAGTCGCTGGAAGCTTATGCCGACGTCCATCAGCTGGTGTGGATAGACGACGAAAGTAATCAGGATCTTCGCTACGATCGTAACTTCCTCCGCCAGCGGCTGCTGCCTGAGCTTAATCAGCGCTGGCCCCATTTTGCTGAGGCAACGGCCCGAAGTGCGGCATTGTGCAGTGAGCAGGAGCAGTTACTGGATGAGCTGCTCGCCGGGCAACTGGCCGAGCTGATCCAGCCTGACGGCAGCCTCTATTTTCCACCTTTAATGAACATGAGCACGCTGCGCGCTAACGCGTTATTGCGCCGCTGGATCGCCGGACAGGGTGGCGCGATGCCATCGCGGGATGCGCTGAAGCGTATTCGCGATGAAGTGATGGCGAGCCGGGAAGATGCACAGCCCCGGCTACGCTTCGGCCAGGCTGAATTGCGTCGTTTCCGTCAGCAACTCTTCTGGCTGCCGTTATTCACATCACTGCGCGACACCGAGCTGGCATGGCCCGATATCCGCCAGCCGCTGTCGTTACCGCAGAACCTCGGCACGCTGCATGCCAGCATGTCGCAGAGCCTGTTGCGCTATCCTCTGCCGGATGAGCAGATCAGCGTGCGGTTCCATGCGCAGGGTCACGTCCATCTGGTGGGCCGCAATGGCGGAAGAGAAATGAAAAAGCTGTGGCAGGAGTTACAGATACCGCCGTGGCAGCGAGAACGGCTGCCGTTAATTTTTTATAACCAGACGCTGGTCTGTGTGCCGAATCTCTTTGTCACACACGCGGGCGCGACCAGTGATCAGCAGGGCTGGCAGATAGTCTGGGACAGGGCATCCCGCTCATGA
- a CDS encoding VOC family protein — protein sequence MLQLTAIHHIAIIASDYQRSKAFYCDVLGFRLMGEVYREARDSWKGDLALQNRYTIELFSFPEPPARVSHPEACGLRHLAFTVPDVAAAVATLADKGVVCEPIRIDELTGKQCTFFADPDGLPLELYQA from the coding sequence ATGTTGCAGTTAACCGCTATTCACCACATCGCCATCATCGCCTCCGACTATCAGCGCAGCAAAGCGTTCTATTGCGACGTACTGGGCTTTCGACTGATGGGCGAAGTTTACCGCGAGGCGCGCGACTCCTGGAAAGGGGATCTGGCCTTACAGAATCGCTATACCATTGAGCTGTTCTCTTTTCCCGAGCCGCCAGCACGCGTCAGTCATCCCGAAGCGTGTGGCCTGCGCCATCTGGCCTTTACCGTGCCGGATGTGGCCGCTGCCGTTGCGACGCTGGCTGATAAAGGCGTGGTCTGCGAGCCGATTCGCATCGATGAACTGACCGGGAAACAGTGTACGTTCTTTGCCGATCCGGATGGTTTGCCGCTGGAGCTTTATCAGGCGTAA
- the accA gene encoding acetyl-CoA carboxylase carboxyl transferase subunit alpha, which produces MSLNYLDFEQPIAELEAKIDSLTSIGRQDDKHVNLDEEVQRLREKSVELTRKIFADLGAWQIAQLARHPLRPYTFDYVRNAFDDFDELAGDRAYADDKAIVGGIARLDGRPVMIIGHQKGRETKEKIRRNFGMPAPEGYRKALRLMEMAERFKMPIITFIDTPGAYPGVGAEERGQSEAIARNLREMSGLKVPVICTVIGEGGSGGALAIGVGDKVNMLQYSTYSVISPEGCASILWKSADKAPLAAEAMGITAHRLKELKLIDSVIPEPLGGAHRRPVDMAQSLKQQLLADLADLDGLTTEELLDRRYQRLMSYGYA; this is translated from the coding sequence ATGAGTCTTAATTACCTGGATTTTGAACAGCCAATTGCAGAACTTGAAGCGAAGATTGATTCGCTGACCTCAATTGGTCGTCAGGATGATAAACACGTTAATCTGGATGAAGAAGTTCAGCGTCTGCGTGAAAAAAGCGTTGAGCTGACCCGTAAAATCTTCGCCGATCTGGGCGCATGGCAGATTGCCCAACTGGCACGCCATCCTTTACGTCCTTACACCTTTGACTACGTTCGCAACGCTTTCGACGATTTCGATGAGCTGGCGGGCGACCGTGCTTATGCGGATGACAAAGCGATTGTCGGCGGGATTGCGCGTCTTGATGGACGTCCGGTGATGATCATCGGGCACCAGAAAGGCCGTGAAACCAAAGAGAAGATTCGCCGTAACTTCGGCATGCCTGCACCGGAAGGCTATCGCAAAGCGCTGCGCCTGATGGAGATGGCTGAACGTTTCAAAATGCCAATCATTACCTTCATCGACACACCGGGTGCTTATCCGGGCGTGGGCGCGGAAGAGCGTGGGCAGTCTGAAGCGATTGCCCGCAACCTGCGTGAAATGTCTGGCCTGAAAGTACCGGTAATCTGTACGGTCATCGGTGAAGGCGGTTCAGGTGGCGCGCTGGCGATTGGCGTGGGTGATAAAGTGAATATGCTGCAGTACAGCACCTATTCAGTCATCTCGCCGGAAGGCTGTGCCTCCATTCTGTGGAAAAGTGCTGACAAAGCGCCGCTGGCCGCCGAAGCGATGGGCATTACCGCACATCGTCTGAAAGAGCTGAAGCTGATTGACTCCGTGATCCCTGAGCCGCTGGGTGGCGCACATCGCCGTCCGGTGGATATGGCGCAGTCACTCAAGCAGCAGCTGCTGGCTGACCTGGCCGACCTCGATGGATTAACCACCGAAGAGCTGCTGGATCGTCGTTATCAGCGTCTGATGAGCTACGGCTACGCCTGA